A DNA window from bacterium contains the following coding sequences:
- a CDS encoding SurA N-terminal domain-containing protein encodes MLKTMRKKENVKRIMWATVILIVPAFVLFYGWSSLTGRHEVTLPYAAKVDGVEISLDEFQQRYADTLKEFQSHYKQEFTEEMIKQIQLPEKVLDQLIDDYVTLREAKRMGIKVDDTELMMFITSNQAFAPGGRFDRQLYYEWLNQRGKTPAMFEAELRREIIHRKLLFLIQDFVKVSDAEVRDAFRKQYEQIRVAFLHFTPAEFMRPETITESAMSTYYDQHKVEFTIPPQYRAIYLTISPEELAKTIQVPDTEIQQYYELHQSEYAIPEQVRARHIIIAVSENATPQQNQQAQMKINQALTRVRAGEDFAKVAQEMSEDGTAKNGGDLGFFSRGEMDATFEQVAFSTPVGKVSEIFRTRFGYHIVKVEAKKEGRIKPLSEVKPEISKKIAELTAEIKIQEIADEILRESIQTPNLVELSTKYKYPIKDTGFYSTNDIPGLGNNPEFFKAVEKLTVNGITGPVKVDKSLVIIQLKEKKEARIPAYSEVKDKIRMQLAFSNAAQAAGLKAKEASELVQQGLDLSAVAKQLGVSLKVSQPFTFFDYIKNENACREFAATAFLLPPGKTSGLIEDVEPNTGSIRGYYILKVLDKSGIDEAQYLAEKDQVTKALLQMRQKQAYQDWINTIRKRAKIQRNEKLLQSYYG; translated from the coding sequence ATGTTAAAAACAATGCGAAAAAAAGAAAATGTGAAACGGATTATGTGGGCGACTGTGATATTGATTGTACCTGCGTTTGTGCTTTTCTATGGATGGAGTTCGCTTACCGGTCGGCATGAAGTAACGTTGCCGTATGCAGCAAAAGTTGATGGTGTTGAAATCTCACTTGACGAGTTTCAGCAACGATATGCAGATACGCTTAAAGAGTTCCAATCCCATTATAAACAAGAATTTACCGAAGAGATGATTAAACAAATCCAATTACCCGAAAAAGTGCTTGACCAACTCATTGACGATTATGTGACTTTGCGGGAAGCGAAACGTATGGGAATTAAAGTTGACGATACTGAATTAATGATGTTCATCACTAGCAATCAAGCATTCGCTCCTGGCGGTCGGTTTGACCGGCAACTGTATTATGAATGGTTAAACCAACGGGGGAAAACCCCGGCGATGTTCGAAGCGGAACTGCGTCGTGAAATTATTCACCGGAAATTGTTATTTCTGATTCAAGATTTTGTTAAAGTTTCAGATGCTGAGGTGCGCGATGCATTCCGTAAACAGTATGAACAGATTCGGGTCGCATTTTTACATTTTACTCCAGCCGAATTTATGCGACCGGAAACCATAACAGAATCAGCGATGTCAACATATTACGACCAGCATAAAGTTGAGTTTACTATTCCGCCGCAATATCGCGCAATTTATCTCACCATATCACCTGAAGAACTCGCCAAAACCATACAGGTTCCTGACACTGAAATCCAGCAATATTATGAATTGCATCAAAGCGAGTATGCTATTCCGGAGCAGGTACGTGCGCGGCATATTATTATTGCAGTCTCAGAAAATGCTACGCCACAGCAGAATCAACAAGCCCAAATGAAAATTAATCAAGCGTTAACTCGGGTTCGTGCAGGAGAAGATTTTGCGAAAGTTGCTCAGGAGATGTCTGAAGATGGCACAGCAAAAAACGGTGGTGACCTGGGTTTCTTCAGTCGGGGCGAAATGGACGCTACGTTTGAACAAGTAGCTTTTTCTACACCGGTCGGAAAAGTAAGCGAGATTTTTCGGACGAGATTTGGCTATCATATTGTTAAGGTTGAAGCGAAAAAGGAGGGTCGCATTAAACCATTATCCGAAGTCAAACCTGAAATTAGCAAGAAGATAGCGGAATTAACCGCTGAAATTAAAATCCAAGAAATAGCTGATGAAATATTACGGGAAAGTATCCAAACTCCGAATTTAGTTGAGTTAAGTACTAAGTATAAATACCCGATTAAGGATACCGGATTTTATTCAACGAACGATATTCCGGGATTAGGCAATAATCCAGAATTTTTCAAAGCAGTAGAGAAGCTAACGGTAAACGGAATAACTGGTCCTGTGAAAGTAGATAAATCGCTGGTGATAATCCAATTGAAAGAAAAAAAAGAAGCGCGAATTCCCGCATATTCTGAAGTGAAAGATAAGATTCGAATGCAACTAGCGTTTTCTAACGCAGCACAAGCTGCTGGTTTGAAAGCAAAAGAAGCAAGTGAACTAGTGCAACAAGGGCTGGATTTGTCTGCGGTTGCAAAACAGCTTGGAGTTTCGTTAAAAGTTTCACAACCGTTTACCTTTTTTGATTATATAAAAAATGAAAATGCTTGTCGCGAATTTGCAGCAACGGCGTTTCTTTTACCACCGGGAAAAACTAGCGGGTTGATCGAAGACGTTGAACCCAATACAGGTTCAATACGCGGATATTATATTTTGAAAGTATTAGATAAATCCGGAATTGATGAAGCTCAATACCTAGCGGAAAAAGACCAGGTTACAAAAGCGTTGCTACAAATGCGACAAAAACAAGCGTATCAAGATTGGATTAATACAATCAGAAAACGCGCAAAAATTCAACGGAACGAAAAACTGCTCCAATCTTATTATGGATAG
- the pilO gene encoding type 4a pilus biogenesis protein PilO, whose product MTPLTADEKKWILVAIIFMALIGYLFYTFVWSVNTKRIAQLEREINGPPDDKALKKVYEKYKEIVEGTETQMKIAELTSKINLFEQRLPETKDIPKLLTFFRQAADESGTKFVAITQLASVTSEYFIQIPFNVTVKAKYHPLGQFINKMENNERFMRVDDVDIKATNDETHLHEATMKISTYMFNQGG is encoded by the coding sequence ATGACACCATTAACGGCTGATGAAAAAAAATGGATTTTAGTCGCAATTATTTTCATGGCATTAATTGGCTATTTGTTTTATACTTTTGTTTGGAGTGTGAATACGAAACGAATAGCGCAATTAGAACGAGAAATTAACGGTCCGCCGGATGATAAAGCGCTGAAAAAAGTGTACGAAAAATACAAAGAAATTGTTGAAGGAACAGAAACCCAGATGAAAATAGCGGAGTTAACTTCAAAAATCAATTTGTTTGAACAGCGATTACCGGAAACGAAAGATATTCCCAAACTGTTGACCTTTTTCCGACAAGCAGCTGATGAAAGCGGAACAAAATTCGTTGCTATCACCCAATTAGCGTCGGTAACCAGTGAATATTTCATTCAGATACCATTTAATGTTACCGTGAAAGCGAAATACCATCCCCTTGGTCAGTTTATTAATAAAATGGAAAATAACGAACGATTTATGCGCGTCGATGATGTGGATATTAAAGCGACTAATGATGAAACTCATTTACACGAAGCAACAATGAAAATCAGTACCTATATGTTCAATCAAGGAGGATAG
- a CDS encoding pilus assembly protein PilM gives MALLSKTKSLLALDIGSSLVKAIQIKSTKQGYILEHVGVADVPVEVSQAKTDTTSIGLANTIRTAILNSGSRLKDVITSISGEAVIVRYISFPEMTDTELDNAIRWQIEEHIPYRLDDINLDYHKLGVSQKEGSKKIDVLLVAARKDFVNERINLLQSIGLNTAVIDVDAFAVFNCFEANYDAKQDEVIALVNIGAQSTNIIIAQNNISVFARDISQAGNNITQQLASKMGISFADAEKIKKEEGVILPAAASEGKEESSDIKVAIRETVEKITGESLSADQRVRQISDIIRVPLQNLVTEIRRTLQFFEHQPYGKPVNRIVLSGGSAKLKNIDSFIQDRLGLPTEIFNPLAKINTTKVAIGNNELNALAPSLAVGVGLAIRQSS, from the coding sequence GTGGCACTATTATCAAAAACTAAATCACTTCTCGCCTTAGATATAGGAAGCAGTCTGGTGAAAGCTATTCAAATTAAATCTACCAAACAAGGATATATTCTCGAACATGTTGGTGTAGCAGATGTTCCGGTTGAAGTTTCTCAAGCGAAAACGGATACTACTTCAATTGGTCTCGCTAATACTATTCGAACAGCTATTCTCAACTCCGGTTCTCGGTTGAAAGATGTCATTACTTCCATTTCTGGGGAAGCAGTTATCGTCCGCTATATTTCGTTTCCGGAAATGACGGATACCGAATTAGATAATGCCATCCGCTGGCAGATAGAAGAACATATTCCTTATCGACTTGATGATATTAATCTCGATTATCATAAACTCGGTGTTTCACAAAAGGAAGGAAGTAAGAAAATTGATGTTCTGTTAGTAGCCGCGCGGAAAGATTTTGTCAATGAACGGATTAATCTCTTGCAATCAATAGGATTGAACACGGCGGTTATTGATGTTGATGCGTTTGCGGTATTTAATTGTTTTGAAGCGAACTATGACGCTAAACAGGATGAAGTAATCGCACTGGTCAATATCGGCGCACAAAGTACAAATATTATTATTGCCCAGAATAATATTTCGGTATTTGCGCGTGATATTTCCCAAGCGGGGAATAATATAACCCAACAATTGGCTAGCAAAATGGGTATAAGTTTCGCGGATGCGGAAAAAATTAAAAAAGAAGAAGGAGTCATTTTACCGGCAGCGGCAAGTGAAGGGAAAGAAGAATCGAGTGATATTAAGGTAGCGATTCGGGAAACCGTAGAAAAGATCACTGGTGAAAGTTTAAGCGCAGACCAACGTGTTCGACAAATTTCCGATATCATTCGGGTTCCCTTACAGAACTTGGTGACGGAAATTCGGCGAACATTACAATTTTTTGAGCACCAGCCCTATGGTAAACCGGTTAATCGGATTGTATTAAGTGGTGGAAGCGCGAAATTAAAAAATATCGATTCGTTTATTCAAGACCGATTAGGGCTTCCAACAGAAATATTCAATCCGTTAGCGAAAATTAATACAACTAAAGTGGCTATAGGGAATAATGAATTAAATGCATTAGCTCCGAGTTTAGCCGTCGGTGTTGGATTAGCTATTCGGCAGAGTAGCTAA